The Pseudomonas fulva 12-X sequence CCCCGGTTCGAGAAGGATTTCTCCGCGGCCCGGGCCGCCCAGCCGGCACTGCCGAAAAGTTACCTGCTGTATTTCAGAACCGGTGGCGCCAAGCTGACCGCGAAATCCCAGGCGGAAATTCCCGAGATCCTGCAGACCGTGCGTGACCGCGGGCCGTCTGCGGTGTCGGTGATCGGCCATACCGACACCGTCGGCAGCAAGATCGATAACGAGGATCTTGGCCTGCTACGCGCCCGGGCCATCGCCCGCCAGCTGCAGGAAAATGGCCTGCAGGCGATTGAGCTGGTGGTGACCTCCCACGGCGAAGGCAACCTGCTGGTGAAAACTCCGGACA is a genomic window containing:
- a CDS encoding OmpA family protein; the encoded protein is MFANPLRLIGLLLCALLASGCASKSYVVLVESPDGSTGAIEVKTSKGMTRVDQKGYAVNLDGSSAAPFQVEQPRFEKDFSAARAAQPALPKSYLLYFRTGGAKLTAKSQAEIPEILQTVRDRGPSAVSVIGHTDTVGSKIDNEDLGLLRARAIARQLQENGLQAIELVVTSHGEGNLLVKTPDNTPEPANRRVEITIR